In the bacterium genome, one interval contains:
- a CDS encoding Ig-like domain-containing protein, translated as MKALTTTVVLLALGLGQVTFADTGSRNQNAQVPSVPGTYGPRTGEPVLLIRDFLPWGGDIVPFFTAAGTVVTVITSDMITSETLSDYCMVAVTAGTTGYYDTIYQDNVNAAVGLFTTYVQGGGVMLYQTGTWGGSINMPGGVSTVLNYDNYNYFTGPHYLATGMPYPMFDGNYASHDDLLNLPGSANVIATGTWGQATCAEWTIGSGAVLAMTQPTECYIPGGYCYGIAPHFNQFQSNCIEYARSLGDCGDPLPVDAQLSPTVAVNCLGDPHTVTVTITDDNNQVVVGQDVVIDVVLGPNNGLSSGTLTTDNFGQASFTFTSYVAGTDLLVASFYDAAGAQHLSNTARKVWEECNVDANETAQSFVLGQNYPNPFNPTTTISFTLPETAVAKLTVHNLAGDVVATLVNGMTERGEHQVTFNAENLSSGLYLYRLESMGQVQSGRMLLVK; from the coding sequence ATGAAGGCTCTTACCACAACCGTCGTGCTGCTTGCCCTCGGCCTCGGCCAGGTCACCTTTGCGGACACGGGTTCCCGCAACCAGAACGCCCAGGTTCCCTCCGTTCCTGGCACCTACGGCCCTCGCACGGGCGAGCCCGTCCTGCTCATTCGCGACTTCCTGCCCTGGGGCGGAGACATCGTTCCCTTCTTCACCGCGGCCGGCACGGTGGTGACGGTCATCACCAGCGACATGATCACCAGCGAAACCCTGTCCGACTACTGCATGGTGGCCGTCACGGCCGGCACCACCGGTTACTACGACACGATCTACCAGGACAACGTCAACGCGGCGGTGGGCCTCTTCACGACCTACGTGCAGGGCGGCGGTGTCATGCTTTACCAGACGGGCACCTGGGGCGGCAGCATCAACATGCCGGGTGGTGTCAGCACGGTGCTGAACTATGACAACTACAACTACTTCACCGGGCCGCACTACCTGGCGACGGGCATGCCCTACCCCATGTTCGACGGCAACTATGCCAGCCATGACGACCTGCTCAACCTGCCTGGCTCGGCCAACGTCATCGCCACGGGCACCTGGGGACAGGCCACCTGCGCCGAGTGGACCATCGGTTCCGGCGCCGTGCTGGCCATGACCCAGCCCACCGAGTGCTACATCCCGGGCGGCTACTGCTATGGCATCGCCCCCCACTTCAACCAGTTCCAAAGCAACTGCATCGAGTACGCCCGCTCCCTGGGCGACTGTGGTGACCCGCTGCCCGTGGATGCGCAGCTCTCCCCGACCGTGGCCGTCAACTGCCTGGGCGACCCGCACACCGTCACCGTGACCATCACCGACGACAACAACCAGGTTGTGGTTGGCCAGGACGTGGTGATCGATGTGGTGCTCGGTCCCAACAACGGCCTGAGCAGCGGCACCCTGACCACGGACAACTTCGGCCAGGCCTCCTTCACCTTCACCAGCTACGTGGCCGGCACCGACCTGCTCGTGGCCAGCTTCTACGACGCCGCGGGAGCGCAGCACCTCTCCAACACGGCGCGCAAGGTCTGGGAGGAGTGCAACGTCGACGCCAATGAGACGGCGCAGAGCTTCGTCCTCGGCCAGAACTACCCGAACCCCTTCAACCCAACCACGACCATCTCCTTCACCCTGCCCGAGACGGCCGTGGCGAAGCTGACGGTCCACAACCTGGCCGGCGACGTGGTGGCAACGCTGGTGAACGGCATGACCGAGCGCGGCGAGCACCAAGTCACCTTCAACGCGGAGAACCTGAGCAGCGGTCTCTACCTCTATCGCCTGGAGTCCATGGGCCAGGTGCAGAGTGGTCGCATGTTGCTGGTCAAGTAA
- a CDS encoding HDIG domain-containing protein: MSGQTDILALWPELDWIESDSLRASTARAWEFALQRSPLTAEDLQTIPFTLLHPTSVSFMAHKRCVVHIAREAARAMQAFMGDHLPIDLDTVVAGAILADVGKLLEYEPDPAGGSRQSARGKYLRHPFTGVSLCMEAGLPDAVSHIVATHAGEGNLVARTTEAWIVHHADFMSYEPVAKRLLL, encoded by the coding sequence ATGAGCGGGCAGACGGACATCCTGGCCTTGTGGCCTGAGCTGGACTGGATCGAGAGCGACTCCCTGCGGGCCTCCACCGCCCGGGCCTGGGAATTCGCGCTGCAGCGCAGCCCCCTCACGGCGGAGGACCTGCAGACCATCCCCTTCACCCTTCTCCACCCCACCTCGGTCAGTTTCATGGCGCACAAGCGCTGCGTGGTGCACATCGCCCGGGAGGCCGCCCGGGCCATGCAGGCTTTCATGGGGGACCACCTGCCCATCGACCTCGACACCGTGGTGGCGGGCGCCATCCTGGCCGACGTGGGCAAACTGCTCGAGTACGAACCCGACCCCGCCGGCGGCAGCCGGCAGAGCGCCCGCGGCAAATACCTGCGCCATCCCTTCACCGGCGTGTCGCTCTGCATGGAAGCAGGCCTGCCCGACGCCGTGTCGCACATCGTGGCCACGCATGCCGGCGAGGGGAATCTGGTGGCGCGCACAACCGAGGCCTGGATCGTGCATCACGCCGACTTCATGAGCTATGAGCCGGTGGCCAAGCGCTTGCTGCTCTGA
- a CDS encoding ABC transporter permease, which translates to MNAVLAIWRREVLAYFNSAVAYLFVTVFLLLAGWFFFSGFFIGGQAEIRGLLELIPLLFIFFVPALTMRLISEEWRSGTLELLVTYPVRDHEIVLGKFLAALSLLAVTIAGTLAWTLTVSALGDLDTGMVLTGYLGMLLMGAAYTAIGLLASSLTPNQIVGFILGIAMILVLFLLDKVLFFIPARLVGLFEYLAVDAHYHSMIRGVVDSRDLVYYGTLIALALYLAGLSLGRRRGN; encoded by the coding sequence ATGAACGCGGTGCTCGCCATCTGGCGGCGGGAAGTGCTGGCCTATTTCAACAGCGCCGTCGCCTATCTTTTTGTCACGGTCTTCCTGCTGCTGGCCGGTTGGTTCTTCTTCAGCGGCTTCTTCATCGGAGGACAGGCGGAAATCCGCGGTCTGCTGGAGCTGATCCCCCTCCTCTTCATCTTTTTCGTGCCGGCCCTCACCATGCGTCTCATCAGCGAGGAATGGCGCTCGGGCACGCTGGAGCTGCTGGTGACCTACCCGGTGCGCGACCACGAGATCGTGCTGGGGAAGTTCCTGGCGGCGCTCAGCCTGCTGGCCGTCACCATCGCCGGCACCCTGGCCTGGACCCTGACCGTATCCGCCCTGGGCGACCTGGACACGGGCATGGTGCTCACCGGCTATCTGGGCATGCTGCTGATGGGGGCGGCCTACACGGCCATCGGCCTGCTCGCCTCCAGTCTCACGCCCAACCAGATCGTGGGCTTCATCCTGGGCATCGCCATGATCCTCGTCCTCTTCCTGCTGGACAAAGTGCTCTTCTTCATTCCAGCCCGGCTGGTGGGCCTGTTCGAGTACCTGGCGGTGGACGCCCACTACCACAGCATGATCCGGGGCGTGGTGGACAGCCGCGATCTGGTCTACTATGGCACGCTGATCGCGCTGGCCTTGTATCTGGCGGGGCTCAGCCTGGGCCGCCGCAGGGGGAACTGA
- the rplI gene encoding 50S ribosomal protein L9, which translates to MKVILRSDIDSLGKIGELVNVKPGYARNYLVPQGFAYVATPGALRRFEEEKLQLVSAAERERGRALALKARIEGHSYRVDMKTGEQGRLYGSVTAQTIADLLHEAGIEIDRRRIKLEQPIKALGEFKVPIKLYGEITASAGVVVADADAHVRAAIEAEVAAAEALARGEVPAAQPAVEAEAETGYGAEEA; encoded by the coding sequence ATGAAGGTTATACTGCGATCCGATATCGATAGCCTGGGCAAGATTGGCGAGCTGGTCAACGTCAAGCCCGGCTATGCCCGCAACTATCTGGTGCCCCAGGGTTTCGCCTATGTGGCCACTCCCGGCGCCCTGCGCCGATTCGAGGAGGAGAAGCTGCAGTTGGTGAGCGCCGCCGAGCGTGAGCGGGGCCGGGCCCTGGCGCTCAAGGCCCGCATCGAGGGCCACAGCTATCGTGTGGACATGAAGACGGGCGAGCAGGGTCGCCTCTATGGCAGTGTGACGGCCCAGACCATCGCCGACCTGCTGCACGAGGCGGGGATCGAGATCGACCGCCGCCGCATCAAGCTGGAGCAGCCGATCAAGGCCCTGGGCGAGTTCAAGGTGCCCATCAAGCTCTACGGCGAGATCACGGCCTCCGCCGGCGTGGTCGTCGCCGACGCTGATGCCCATGTGCGGGCCGCCATCGAGGCGGAAGTGGCCGCCGCCGAAGCCTTGGCCCGGGGCGAGGTTCCGGCCGCCCAACCGGCCGTCGAAGCAGAGGCGGAGACCGGGTACGGAGCGGAGGAAGCTTAA
- a CDS encoding GldG family protein → MRTFFTGRRRGNLWLVLAVLAALNVAGLIHFGRLDLTDGDIYTLSAYSRRLVAELEEPVTVKVFFSEDVGPQFNQNRTYLRDMLDDYKAFSHGRLSVEMVDPKDKEAFEEQARRYRIQPLQAQVLENDAFTSRMVHMGLAFLAGDRTETIPVLTDVGGLEYTITGTLRRLTTTQLPTLGILQGHGEPPLAAPGRPGLPPESGLGLLAEMLRKDYQVRPVHLPSVAGIPPEIGTLLWVKPSQPVDTATLYHLDQFLMRGGKLGLFLDQVEADLQTQQARPVDLGLASWLAHYGLRLQEALLADLSCGNVQVRQGGGGLMSLFAVTLRYPLFVQVKDFAADHAISRDLAAAALFFPSPLDTNAFAAARAMGAEVTVIARSTPQSEIQAPPYNLAPLERIDRAVVDERFHAGPQVLAATVAGPLASAFAGKPAIMAEGEGGAPGPPHLSTAADSRIALVGDGDFLVDGYAQAGNLALAQNITDWLSLDEGLISIRGKSLAARPLKELSAAAKKWIKWLNILGLPGLVIGFGLLRWSARRRRAQSL, encoded by the coding sequence ATGAGGACCTTTTTCACGGGCCGTCGGCGCGGCAACCTCTGGCTGGTGCTGGCTGTCCTGGCCGCCCTCAATGTGGCCGGCCTGATCCATTTCGGCCGCCTGGATCTGACCGACGGAGACATCTACACCCTCTCCGCCTACAGCCGCCGCCTGGTGGCGGAGCTGGAGGAGCCGGTCACCGTCAAAGTCTTTTTCAGCGAGGATGTGGGGCCGCAATTCAACCAGAACCGCACCTACCTGCGGGACATGCTGGACGACTACAAGGCCTTCAGCCACGGCCGTCTCAGCGTGGAGATGGTGGACCCCAAGGACAAGGAGGCTTTCGAGGAGCAGGCGCGCCGGTATCGGATCCAGCCCTTGCAGGCCCAGGTGCTGGAGAATGACGCCTTCACCTCGCGCATGGTGCACATGGGACTGGCCTTCCTCGCCGGCGACCGGACGGAGACGATTCCGGTCCTCACCGATGTGGGCGGCCTGGAGTACACGATCACCGGCACCCTGCGCCGCTTGACGACCACCCAGCTGCCCACTCTGGGCATCCTGCAGGGGCACGGCGAGCCGCCCCTGGCCGCGCCGGGCCGCCCCGGCCTGCCGCCGGAATCCGGACTGGGCCTGCTGGCCGAGATGCTGCGCAAGGATTACCAGGTGCGGCCCGTCCACCTGCCGTCCGTCGCGGGCATCCCGCCCGAGATCGGCACCCTGCTGTGGGTCAAGCCAAGCCAGCCCGTGGACACGGCCACCCTCTACCACCTCGACCAGTTTCTCATGCGGGGCGGCAAGCTGGGGCTCTTCCTGGACCAGGTGGAGGCCGACCTGCAGACCCAGCAGGCGCGACCGGTGGACCTGGGTCTGGCTTCCTGGCTGGCCCACTACGGGCTCCGCCTGCAGGAAGCACTGCTGGCCGACCTCAGTTGCGGCAACGTGCAGGTGCGCCAGGGCGGCGGCGGCTTGATGTCCCTCTTCGCCGTGACCCTGCGCTACCCACTGTTCGTCCAGGTGAAGGACTTCGCCGCCGACCACGCCATCAGCCGCGACTTGGCGGCCGCCGCCCTCTTCTTCCCCTCGCCCCTGGACACCAACGCCTTTGCCGCCGCCCGCGCCATGGGCGCCGAGGTGACGGTGATCGCCCGCAGCACGCCGCAGAGTGAAATCCAGGCGCCCCCCTACAACCTGGCACCACTGGAGCGCATCGATCGCGCCGTGGTGGACGAACGCTTCCACGCCGGTCCCCAGGTGCTGGCGGCCACCGTGGCGGGCCCCCTGGCCAGCGCTTTCGCCGGCAAGCCGGCGATCATGGCGGAGGGCGAGGGCGGAGCGCCTGGGCCACCGCATCTTTCCACAGCCGCGGACAGTCGCATCGCCCTGGTGGGGGACGGCGATTTCCTGGTGGACGGCTACGCCCAGGCCGGCAACCTTGCCCTGGCGCAGAACATCACGGATTGGCTCAGCCTGGACGAGGGCCTCATCTCCATCCGGGGCAAAAGCCTGGCCGCCCGTCCGCTCAAGGAGTTGTCCGCCGCGGCGAAGAAGTGGATCAAGTGGTTGAACATCCTGGGTCTGCCGGGCCTCGTGATCGGCTTCGGTCTGCTGCGCTGGTCGGCCCGTCGCCGCCGCGCCCAGTCCCTTTGA
- a CDS encoding ATP-binding cassette domain-containing protein, giving the protein MIRIEQLSKNYGPVEALRDVSLTVESGEIVGLLGPNGAGKTTAMKVVTCYMPPSSGRVSVDGLDTIEQALEVRRRIGYLAEHNPLYHDMSVAEYLDFAARLHGLPSSRAPAAITRAVGRCGLGDYRHRLIGQLSKGYRQRVGLAQAILHDPEVLILDEPTSGLDPNQILEIRHLIKELGRAKTVILSTHIMQEVEAVCSRVLIINRGRIVADDTAENLLRQRAGVVRTTAELATGGREAAAVERLLRERLPLGELDARATDQGLRVTLTPAAGEDLREPLFRLAVEQGWVLLELSRSQNTLEDVFRELTLEAPREAAA; this is encoded by the coding sequence ATGATCCGGATCGAGCAGCTCAGCAAGAACTACGGTCCCGTGGAGGCCTTGCGGGACGTGAGCCTGACCGTGGAGTCGGGCGAGATCGTCGGCCTGCTGGGACCCAACGGCGCCGGCAAGACAACGGCCATGAAGGTGGTCACCTGCTACATGCCGCCCAGTTCCGGCCGGGTCAGCGTGGACGGCCTGGACACGATTGAACAGGCTCTTGAAGTCCGCCGGCGGATCGGCTACCTGGCCGAGCACAATCCCCTCTACCACGACATGAGCGTGGCCGAGTATCTGGACTTCGCCGCGCGCCTGCACGGCCTGCCGTCCTCCCGGGCACCGGCCGCCATCACACGCGCCGTGGGCCGCTGCGGATTGGGGGACTACCGCCACCGGCTCATTGGCCAGCTCTCCAAGGGCTATCGCCAAAGGGTCGGCCTGGCCCAGGCCATTCTCCACGACCCGGAGGTGCTCATCCTGGACGAGCCCACCTCCGGGCTGGACCCCAACCAGATCCTCGAGATCCGCCACCTCATCAAGGAGCTGGGCCGGGCCAAGACCGTGATCCTCTCCACACACATCATGCAGGAGGTGGAGGCGGTCTGCAGCCGCGTCCTCATCATCAACCGCGGGCGCATCGTGGCCGACGACACGGCGGAGAACCTGCTGCGCCAGCGGGCCGGCGTCGTGCGCACGACGGCCGAGCTGGCCACCGGCGGCCGGGAGGCCGCGGCTGTGGAGCGGCTGCTGCGCGAGCGGCTGCCCCTGGGGGAGCTGGACGCCCGCGCCACGGACCAGGGCCTGCGCGTCACCCTGACGCCGGCGGCCGGCGAGGATCTGCGCGAGCCGCTCTTCCGCCTGGCCGTGGAACAAGGCTGGGTGCTGCTCGAACTGTCGCGTTCACAGAACACGCTGGAGGACGTCTTCCGCGAGCTCACGCTCGAAGCGCCCCGGGAGGCGGCGGCATGA
- the rpsR gene encoding 30S ribosomal protein S18 — protein MAYQRKRICRFCEAGVKYVDYRDEKRVSRFLTERGKIIPRRVSGTCAKHQRMLSTAIKRARILALLPFVSDNPA, from the coding sequence ATGGCCTACCAGCGCAAGCGCATCTGCCGCTTCTGTGAAGCGGGCGTGAAGTATGTCGACTATCGCGACGAGAAGCGGGTCTCCCGTTTCCTGACCGAGCGGGGCAAGATCATTCCCCGCCGGGTGTCGGGCACCTGCGCCAAGCATCAGCGCATGTTGTCCACGGCCATCAAGCGGGCGCGCATCCTGGCCTTGCTGCCCTTCGTGTCCGACAACCCGGCCTAA
- a CDS encoding class I SAM-dependent methyltransferase, whose product MSFTIGTDFDRATNWQARLDRELPFLRAWLRSWNAREALDMACGSGRHCLGLAAMGFRMTGVDRDPAMLETAHALAAPARAGDDGWLSLAPGACRFLLGDLLEPPDLEAQDGVLCLGNSLCLLASQEEAGRALAAFRDRLARRGGLLIHVLNYQRFRNPAQAFFPLKTDFVDGRPLRHFLKMIEVKDAVARVHLVRIEEDGPGRWIRQVKSDRLLALDAGPLQELVLAAGFGEVQVYGSLKGELYHADSHDLVLCARRM is encoded by the coding sequence ATGAGCTTCACCATCGGCACCGATTTCGACCGAGCCACCAACTGGCAGGCCCGCCTCGACCGCGAGCTGCCCTTTCTGCGGGCCTGGCTGCGTAGCTGGAATGCCCGCGAGGCCCTTGACATGGCATGCGGCAGCGGCCGCCATTGCCTCGGCCTGGCGGCCATGGGCTTCCGCATGACCGGCGTGGATCGCGATCCCGCCATGCTGGAGACGGCCCATGCCCTGGCGGCGCCAGCCAGGGCGGGAGACGATGGATGGCTGTCCCTGGCGCCGGGAGCCTGCCGCTTTCTCCTGGGCGATCTGCTGGAGCCCCCGGACCTGGAGGCGCAGGACGGCGTGCTCTGCCTGGGCAACAGTCTGTGCCTTCTGGCCAGCCAGGAGGAGGCCGGTCGGGCGCTGGCCGCCTTCCGCGACCGCCTGGCGCGGCGCGGCGGGCTTCTCATCCACGTGCTCAACTACCAGCGCTTCCGCAACCCGGCCCAGGCCTTCTTTCCGCTCAAGACCGATTTCGTCGACGGCCGCCCCCTGCGCCACTTCCTCAAAATGATTGAAGTGAAGGACGCGGTGGCGCGCGTGCATCTGGTCCGGATCGAGGAGGACGGCCCCGGGCGTTGGATCCGCCAGGTGAAGAGCGATCGCCTGCTCGCCCTTGATGCCGGCCCATTGCAGGAGCTGGTGTTGGCCGCTGGTTTCGGGGAAGTCCAGGTCTACGGCTCGCTCAAAGGCGAGCTCTATCACGCGGACAGCCACGATCTGGTGCTCTGCGCCCGGCGGATGTGA
- a CDS encoding DUF4340 domain-containing protein: protein MSRKNLYLTGLLGLLLLLILLPRVIPEGRDYPAQLGEVDTAAVSRVWIAQGRDSIMLERREGVWQVGGDQAWRADDRAVQAMLASLANLDVAALANANDNLLADDRYGLGDAAATRLKIWEGERLALAARVGRASQDYQGSFARREEDLAIYRLTREVGGRLSVLPGRWLDKLAFRASSDSVVAIELERSDGRLAFARGDTAWSVSWQPLRGQGWHGARGSETTLPGLLAALSNLRLSDLPTPAQREALRAAPAVLSHHLTLADGGRHTFQWARLDSEENLVFLRREGEDHWFAMYAALLDRLLEAPSAYRQSP from the coding sequence ATGTCTCGCAAGAACCTCTACCTGACGGGCCTGCTTGGTCTCCTTCTCCTGCTCATCCTGCTGCCCAGGGTGATTCCGGAAGGGCGGGACTATCCCGCGCAGTTGGGCGAGGTGGACACGGCCGCCGTCAGCCGGGTGTGGATTGCCCAGGGGCGGGACTCGATCATGCTCGAGCGGCGCGAGGGGGTCTGGCAGGTGGGCGGGGATCAGGCCTGGCGGGCGGACGACCGCGCCGTCCAAGCCATGCTGGCGAGCCTGGCCAACCTGGATGTGGCGGCCCTGGCCAACGCCAACGACAATCTGCTGGCGGATGACCGCTATGGCCTGGGCGATGCCGCCGCCACCCGACTCAAGATCTGGGAAGGGGAGCGCCTGGCCTTGGCGGCGCGGGTGGGGAGGGCCAGCCAGGACTACCAGGGCAGCTTCGCCCGACGGGAAGAGGACCTGGCCATTTATCGCCTGACCCGTGAAGTGGGCGGTCGACTTTCAGTCTTGCCGGGGCGCTGGCTGGACAAGCTCGCCTTTCGCGCCAGCTCGGACAGCGTGGTCGCCATCGAGCTGGAGCGGTCGGACGGCCGCCTGGCCTTCGCCCGTGGCGACACGGCCTGGAGTGTGTCCTGGCAGCCCTTGCGGGGCCAAGGCTGGCATGGGGCGCGCGGCTCGGAGACCACTCTGCCCGGCCTGCTGGCCGCCTTGTCCAACCTGCGCCTGTCCGATCTGCCCACCCCTGCCCAGCGTGAAGCCCTGCGCGCGGCTCCCGCGGTGCTAAGCCACCACCTGACGCTGGCGGACGGCGGGCGGCACACCTTCCAATGGGCGCGCCTGGACAGTGAGGAGAATCTGGTCTTCCTGCGCCGTGAAGGGGAGGACCATTGGTTCGCCATGTATGCCGCTCTGCTTGACCGTTTGCTCGAGGCGCCATCCGCCTACAGGCAGTCACCTTGA
- a CDS encoding S8 family serine peptidase: MITISRHSVPLMLLLALAPSSGLVLAAERGDASGWPGLGALPERAPRADRQVMWVFLSGRGPAADREVLPADERATWRREVRGRGNRLSEPDRKISRSHLRSLQASGARVRVQSRWFNAVSVQATPDQLDQIRQLPFVREIRPVALGRRKPEPRPVGARPGPAPRLEYGGSFNQLEMIGVPAAHEAGLSGADIRVLMIDTGYYKDHVAFGAGRIMAEWDFINQDGQTQNQPGDPESQHRHGTATATALGGHWPGQLYGPAYNCHFLLAKTEDTSSETPVEEDYYLAALEWGENLGADVASASLGYTDWYTWPDLDGQTALVTLAVDAAVGLGMTVVVSAGNARNDEWGHIGTPADAFGVISVGAVDELGQLTWFSSPGPTYDGRIKPEVSAQGLNVAAAGWEDPSSLRWFAGTSLSCPLVAGCAALLLEAHPLWTPAQVRAALMSTADRAAQPDNDYGWGIIDLPAALQAFPEPGPVNIAVVGNQVQLSWPEDAYALYRIYRADHPWGPFTLLGQTTSNSWSGPSQLNQGSGFFRVQGLVDLP; encoded by the coding sequence ATGATCACGATCAGCCGCCATTCCGTTCCCTTGATGCTCCTCCTGGCGCTGGCCCCGTCCAGCGGCCTGGTCCTGGCCGCTGAGCGCGGTGACGCGTCCGGCTGGCCGGGCCTGGGCGCCCTCCCTGAGCGCGCCCCCCGGGCGGACCGGCAGGTGATGTGGGTCTTCCTCTCCGGGCGGGGTCCTGCCGCCGACCGCGAGGTCCTGCCCGCCGACGAGCGGGCCACTTGGCGCCGCGAGGTCCGCGGCCGCGGCAATCGCCTGTCAGAACCGGATCGCAAGATCTCCCGCTCCCACCTGCGCAGCTTGCAGGCCAGCGGCGCCCGGGTGCGGGTCCAGAGCCGCTGGTTCAATGCCGTGTCGGTCCAGGCCACGCCGGACCAGCTTGACCAGATCCGCCAGCTGCCTTTCGTGCGGGAGATCCGCCCCGTGGCGCTGGGGCGCCGGAAGCCTGAGCCGCGGCCGGTGGGAGCCCGGCCCGGGCCCGCCCCGCGGCTGGAGTACGGCGGCTCCTTCAACCAGCTCGAGATGATCGGCGTGCCCGCCGCCCACGAAGCCGGGCTGAGCGGGGCGGACATCCGCGTGCTGATGATCGACACCGGCTACTACAAGGACCATGTGGCCTTCGGCGCCGGACGCATCATGGCGGAATGGGATTTCATCAACCAGGATGGCCAGACACAGAACCAGCCGGGCGACCCGGAGTCCCAGCACCGCCACGGCACGGCCACGGCCACGGCCCTGGGCGGCCATTGGCCCGGTCAGCTCTATGGACCCGCCTACAACTGCCACTTCCTCCTGGCCAAAACGGAGGACACCTCCAGCGAGACCCCCGTCGAGGAGGACTACTACCTGGCGGCCCTGGAATGGGGCGAGAACCTGGGGGCCGATGTCGCCTCGGCCTCGCTGGGTTACACCGACTGGTACACCTGGCCCGATCTGGACGGACAGACGGCCCTGGTCACCCTGGCCGTGGACGCGGCGGTGGGTCTGGGCATGACCGTGGTGGTGAGCGCCGGCAACGCGCGCAACGATGAGTGGGGCCACATCGGCACGCCGGCGGACGCCTTCGGCGTGATCAGCGTGGGCGCCGTGGACGAGCTGGGGCAGCTCACCTGGTTCAGCAGCCCTGGTCCCACCTATGACGGCCGCATCAAGCCGGAAGTGTCTGCCCAGGGACTGAATGTGGCGGCGGCCGGCTGGGAGGACCCCAGCTCCCTGCGCTGGTTCGCCGGCACCAGCCTCTCCTGCCCGCTCGTCGCCGGGTGCGCCGCGCTGCTGCTTGAAGCCCATCCCTTGTGGACACCGGCCCAGGTGCGGGCCGCGCTGATGAGCACGGCGGATCGCGCCGCCCAGCCGGACAACGACTACGGCTGGGGCATCATCGACCTGCCCGCCGCCCTCCAGGCCTTCCCCGAACCGGGTCCCGTCAACATCGCGGTGGTGGGCAACCAGGTCCAGCTCAGTTGGCCCGAGGATGCCTATGCCCTCTACCGCATCTACCGGGCCGACCATCCCTGGGGGCCCTTCACCTTGCTGGGGCAGACCACAAGCAACAGCTGGAGCGGCCCCAGCCAGCTCAATCAGGGCAGCGGATTCTTCCGCGTCCAGGGTCTGGTCGACCTCCCCTGA
- a CDS encoding DinB family protein — translation MIEVAREALWRQFGAAIDMLGNAIRACPVEHWGRVGDWSAPWVLAHHTVFWLDFYLAPSREGYQPPAPFGLEELDPAGVLPARVSRQEDLLDWLGSARDRCRAELADMTESEAGRLCDQRPGMSRFELHIYNLRHVQHGAAQLNLLLRQRVDDAPRWVARA, via the coding sequence ATGATTGAGGTGGCGAGGGAGGCCTTGTGGCGGCAGTTCGGTGCCGCCATCGACATGCTGGGCAACGCCATTCGTGCCTGCCCGGTCGAGCATTGGGGGCGGGTCGGCGACTGGAGCGCCCCCTGGGTTCTGGCCCATCACACTGTCTTCTGGCTGGACTTCTATCTGGCTCCCAGCCGCGAGGGCTATCAGCCCCCTGCCCCCTTCGGCTTGGAGGAGCTTGACCCCGCCGGCGTCCTGCCAGCGCGGGTCTCCCGTCAAGAGGACCTGCTTGACTGGCTGGGCTCGGCCCGCGACCGATGCCGCGCGGAGTTGGCCGACATGACCGAGAGCGAGGCGGGCCGTCTCTGCGACCAGCGCCCCGGCATGAGCCGATTCGAACTGCACATCTACAATCTGCGCCATGTCCAGCATGGGGCGGCCCAGCTCAATCTGCTGTTGCGGCAGCGGGTGGACGATGCGCCGCGCTGGGTCGCTCGGGCTTGA
- the rpsF gene encoding 30S ribosomal protein S6, whose translation MSELRNYEITFIAEPNFDDERVNSLVGKYSEFIEKNGGTVEKVERMGKKRLAYAVEKRQYGYYIYSEVKMPGEAVAPLKRWFALSEDVFRHLAVRMDERDMRHKALTTDHYRKEMDRRNAATRPGAREGGGREGYREGGREGYREGGRPERRED comes from the coding sequence ATGAGTGAACTCCGTAACTACGAGATCACCTTCATTGCCGAGCCCAACTTCGACGATGAGCGGGTCAATTCCCTGGTGGGAAAGTACTCCGAGTTCATCGAGAAGAATGGCGGCACGGTGGAGAAGGTGGAACGCATGGGCAAGAAGCGGCTTGCCTACGCCGTCGAGAAGCGCCAGTACGGCTACTACATCTACAGCGAGGTGAAGATGCCGGGCGAGGCGGTGGCGCCGCTCAAGCGCTGGTTCGCCTTGTCCGAGGATGTCTTCCGCCACTTGGCCGTGCGCATGGATGAGCGCGACATGCGCCACAAGGCCCTCACCACGGACCACTACCGCAAGGAGATGGACCGCCGCAATGCCGCCACGCGTCCGGGCGCCCGTGAGGGCGGCGGCCGGGAAGGCTACCGGGAGGGTGGCCGCGAAGGGTATCGCGAGGGCGGGCGTCCGGAGCGGAGGGAAGACTGA